In the Magnolia sinica isolate HGM2019 chromosome 15, MsV1, whole genome shotgun sequence genome, one interval contains:
- the LOC131226975 gene encoding uncharacterized protein LOC131226975 — MVRFNQKFFHEHVQEQRAMEFETLVQGDMTVSQYEACCLVLSRFTPYFTDDEKRKAHHFQKDLHPDLRSRVVGPEIRVPAEIEREGHHPAAPDNTISRGREANLSSGSLQHSSQLHHQRSQPLLPPGSFPVFAMDVDRQGIGGVIALSPCSSKGHRSCLLPILLSSSNISSEHSIGLPLLGLLLSSKGC; from the exons ATGGTCCGCTTCAACCAGAAATTCTTCCATGAGCATGTTCAGGAGCAGAGGGctatggagttcgagactctagtccAAGGAGATATGACAGTGTCTCAGTACGAGGCCTGTTGCTTGGTTCTTTCCAGATTCACTCCTTATTTCACTGATGATGAGAAGAGAAAGGCTCACCATTTCCAAAAAGACTTGCATCCCGATCTCCGCAGTCGAGTTGTGG GACCCGAGATCAGAGTTCCAGCGGAGATCGAAAGAGAAGGCCACCATCCGGCAGCTCCTGACAACACCATCAGCAGAGGCAGAGAGGCAAATCTGAGTTCAGGCAGCCTGCAGCACAGTTCGCAGCTTCATCATCAGCGCAGCCAACCGCTACTTCCTCCGGGCAGTTTTCCTGTGTTTGCTATGGATGTGGACAGACAGGGCATTGGAGGCGTGATTGCCCTCTCCCCTTGCAGCAGCAAAGGCCACCGTAGTTGCCTCCTCCCCATCCTCCTTAGCAGCAGCAACATCAGCAGTGAGCATAGCATCGGGCTCCCGCTCTTAGGCCTCCTCCTCAGCAGTAAAGGCTGCTAG